Genomic segment of Osmia bicornis bicornis chromosome 2, iOsmBic2.1, whole genome shotgun sequence:
GGAGAGAAGACTTCTGCGCATGTCTGCTGCGCATGTTTAAGTAAAAAGGTAGCGGCCTTTGCGCGTCGCCTTAGTATTCCTTTGGCATTTAGGGTGGAAGGAGTTTTCGGTCCTCAAAAAACaataatagaagaaaatatgtCACCGTACGATTATATGatgaattaattatataattataattaatgtcGAAATCAAAAACTATGGCTATTTTTCAAGTACATGTTTCAAAATGTGCTTCTTGAACTTGTACCTACTGTTCTTCAACTCActgattcatttttataataaagtCATTTTGCACAAAATGTcataattcctattcatttgtcagattaacccttttcttaTATCGTCGGTTTAAAGAGAATATGAAATACTTCCCTTTACCTTTGATTTCGTATGCATAAATGACAAAATCTCAAAGAgcttaatttacaaaattaagtTCATCGTTTTAACAGATTATCAACTATATTTTCACCATTTTTATGCAGCAGtctgtttaaataattaaataaatcaattttctgTAATTATGTCTATTGCACAATTATACTACTCTCCAAACGGAATATTTAATGATATTATACCATCTGCTTCGAGAACGACATCGATGATTTGTACAAAGAATTGTGAAGTCAGTCTTTCAGAAGGAATCATCGTAAAAATATCAGAATGGATAGTGCTCAATATAAGTATTTAcgaaattgtaaatattactTGTGTATTATTGGTCTCTGGCCCTATCAAACTTTTTTGCAAAAGTTTCTtgttagaattatttttattccaatTATTGCTGCTCAAGTGATTCTTCAGGTACTGCAACTTTGTGAAACGTACATATATTTACACTTCCATAAACATTGTCTAAtagtttgtatttaatttttcatttctgctatTAAAATGAATAGTTATATTTTATGTAAGTTAATACGTTAACGGCGTAACTAAGACGTTTTTGTGAGATGGAACAGATCCTCATAATTCTAGATTTTTTGGAGTCTTGGAGCttcaaaatttaagaatttgagaatttaaGAATTTGGTGGATTTGAGAATATTAAGATTTGAAGATTTGAGGATTTGAGATTTTTACGCCAatgaaaattagtaatttcTCAGAACACCCTAAACAAAACTCTCAAATATAAGTTTcaaaatatgaaattgaaCAGTCATTGAGGTCTTGAAACTATCAGGattaaaaaagagagaaattatGTCTTAATTCTGATATAAATTACTAGTACATATTCTTCATTGCAtattttctttgcaaaagattttttgtaatattgGTCTGATGAGTTTTTAGGGCGGCGGTTTGGTGGCTGCCTCTGTCGCCAGTGATACGGAGTGCTTTCTAGAAGGTTTTGCACCTTTTATAATTAGTTTGATGTGTCTTGCTAAGtatatcaattttatatacaattaCGATCAGGTACATTAACGTTTTTACCGGCGTACATATCATTGTTTATATTAAATCAAACCAAACGTTACGTACAGATGAAACGTTTATTCGATATAATGCAAGAAGattggaaaatttataaaaaatttgacaAAGAATACGATAATATTCGTCAACAATATGCAGAGGGAAATAGAATTGTTACTAATTTTGGAGGTGagattattttatgaaaatactGTGTTTAGTAAATAGAATATTCATTTAcctaaaatatttaattaggtataataataatttgataagaattgccatatttttcaaaagtaaTTGAGATTAGAACTAAAGGGATGTAAGTGACAcgtttggaaattttttaattaagctCCGAAATGGATAGTTAGAAATTAATACTgtaattaaagaagaaaaactaTGCCATTTGTATCCCTTTGATTCTAAGAACTATAATTACGATTTACAGCCTTGACGTACTATGTCAACCGCTTTCAGTTCTTATTTTGAAAAAGATATATTACTACGTCAACCATTCTcaccttttattcttgaaaaGACGTACTACTACGTTATCCGACGGCaaagtattaatattttctaaacaTATCCCAAGTCCTTTTACTTTTCTACATTTaagtatattaaaaaaataaagcaAAGAATAACCATAGGGCTATTATTCGGTATGATAACACCATTCGCGGGGATGTCGTGTATACTGAACGCAGCTGACGCTCTAGGACTTTACAACCTTAACGGAGAACGACCGCTAACTTTTCGTATCGAACATTTCGTGGATGtggataaatattattatatacttCTGGTGCACTCGTACATTGGTACAATTGCATACGCCGCAATAGTAGTGGCCGTCGACTCGGTAATAATCATCTTCGTAATACACGAGTGCGGACTTTGTGAAATTCTTAGGTAATTTTTCATATtgcaataaatatataaataaataaattggcTAATCCCCTTATGAATCACTGACACGACGAGactcaaatatttttttatgtttataatcatatataaatttttccaTGGGACCAATAATTCTTTGAGCCGGCCCTGtattaatctaattattattatagatATAAACTAGAAAATTGTGTAGAAACTGACAGTATGGACATAGACCTGCATCCAGACAAACAGGAAGACATGTGGTACCAAAATGCAAAGAGCTGTGTGAAGTTACACAAACATATAATCGAGTTAGTATTAACTATTTCAGATCCTTctctatttatattatttcattaacaatCTTTCCAAATTAACAAAGATTCGCTGACATCATTGAAAACGCCAACACAATGTCTTACTTCTTCCAATTAGGATTCAACATGATTTGTGTAAGCTTCACTCAATTTCAGGtcagtttcaattttttcaaattcatcaATGATTCgttgttatttattataaatttttatattttcttataatcAGGCGATTGTACATTTAAGTGTTCCTAATCAGGCACTCCAGTATATCTCACTTACTATTAGTTTACTATGCGATCTTTTGTTCGTCAGTTGGCCAGGACAACGATTAATAGATTATACTGAACGAATTTTTGAACATACgtaagaattttaatttatttatttaatttcatttcttaacACATCTAACGGATAGataagtaattaataaaatatttgctaACGAATTTCTGTTAAGAATTGCAATTTTCAGAACAAATAATAAATGGTATCAGTCATCAATTAACACTAGGACACTTTTAAGGATTATGCTACTGAAAAGTATGACAACTCCTAAATTAACAGCTTGTAAAATTTACACTCTGAATATGGAGAACTTCAGTACGGTAAGATTTATaatcattaataaaatattattcttgTATTACAAAGATTAGATTACAGGAAGAGAATTTTcactaaaatattaaattttttttatactattttaaacattagatgcaatatcaatatataattatgttatataattataaacaaaaattattcatttcttaaatatttttttaaggTACTACGTAGGTCGTTCTCTTATAGTACGGTTTTATGTtcatttcaataattactgaACAATTAACAagggttaatttgatggtttCTTGACAAATTGTCAGAACCAAGTAAATACTTGTTAATATGAACAACACAAATTGTAAGTGTGTAAACAGATGAAATAAAAACGGAGTAATTGTTGTCTTGTTAGAATTGTTCTTAATATATTCTAGAGAAATActgaaaagtaatattttattgtGCAAATCAAAacttcatttattcatttcaaaTATACATTTGTGACATACATGTAAACGTATAAATATTCGCAGTCGACCAACAACTGTTGAACGAAAGAGTACATATCGTGTCTTCCTTTGAAATTGTATTTTCGAATCCTGTATTTTACGAAGAAAAGGCACGAATTTGATGTTCCACGTGCACTGACAATGAGTCGGTATCATACGCCTGCTACACCATATGGTTCCCGAGAGACGATTCCTTTTCCAGAGAAATACATTGTCGACACTGAAAACGGTACCACCAATCTATCACACACTCGGCACGTGCCCCACCTGGGCTTAATTGATTTTCGTTCACCAATGTGTCTATCGAACAAGTCATTCGAACCTCGATAAAAACTTGTTAACGACTCGTCACAGTTTACGAGCTTATTCATCGATGACCAATTTTCATCAACGAAATGAACCCTAAGGACCATATGTGACAAATGAAAATTGCAAAGATTTAGAAGTGAATGATGATTCATAACTGAATAATacctaaaaatattatatttattatatttgtttCCTTTGAATTATAGCACTcctaattattatcatttcaTCTGAACAATGGAGAacttaatgataaaaatttattaattgatttttaGTCCAAAACTTATTAACAGACTTTCGTTGAAGAATATTCCAAAAAATCTCACAACCTGCAAACAAGGTGTCGAAAGTGTCTCGGGTTGAATAAAGGACACCGCAAGAAAATCGACACCATAAACGTTTTCTGTCATCGATTAGAGTGCCCTCAAAAAATTACCTCCTTATCCTGGGTTAACGGACTTCAATCCTCGGAAGGACGGTGTGCCTTCACGTCTGAGTGCTTCCGAGACAGTTTTTTCCCCCTTGGTCGGCACTCTTTATCCTAAAATCTCCAGCATTCGCCGGGGTAACACCTTGCAGCTCCTTTCGTCATGCGTCCCAGTTGCTCGTTCGCTGAGGGCACGCGCCGTGCCAGTGGCCCCTT
This window contains:
- the LOC114875652 gene encoding uncharacterized protein LOC114875652 isoform X1, with product MDSAQYKYLRNCKYYLCIIGLWPYQTFLQKFLVRIIFIPIIAAQVILQGGGLVAASVASDTECFLEGFAPFIISLMCLAKYINFIYNYDQMKRLFDIMQEDWKIYKKFDKEYDNIRQQYAEGNRIVTNFGGLLFGMITPFAGMSCILNAADALGLYNLNGERPLTFRIEHFVDVDKYYYILLVHSYIGTIAYAAIVVAVDSVIIIFVIHECGLCEILRYKLENCVETDSMDIDLHPDKQEDMWYQNAKSCVKLHKHIIEFADIIENANTMSYFFQLGFNMICVSFTQFQAIVHLSVPNQALQYISLTISLLCDLLFVSWPGQRLIDYTERIFEHTTNNKWYQSSINTRTLLRIMLLKSMTTPKLTACKIYTLNMENFSTIRASTRDKSHSFTKFDTTRRQFLGISFTGLLLRNTTSGTEVSNPPNRETNANEH
- the LOC114875652 gene encoding odorant receptor 63a-like isoform X2; this encodes MDSAQYKYLRNCKYYLCIIGLWPYQTFLQKFLVRIIFIPIIAAQVILQGGGLVAASVASDTECFLEGFAPFIISLMCLAKYINFIYNYDQMKRLFDIMQEDWKIYKKFDKEYDNIRQQYAEGNRIVTNFGGLLFGMITPFAGMSCILNAADALGLYNLNGERPLTFRIEHFVDVDKYYYILLVHSYIGTIAYAAIVVAVDSVIIIFVIHECGLCEILRYKLENCVETDSMDIDLHPDKQEDMWYQNAKSCVKLHKHIIEFADIIENANTMSYFFQLGFNMICVSFTQFQAIVHLSVPNQALQYISLTISLLCDLLFVSWPGQRLIDYTERIFEHTTNNKWYQSSINTRTLLRIMLLKSMTTPKLTACKIYTLNMENFSTVLRRSFSYSTVLCSFQ